A part of Actinobaculum sp. 313 genomic DNA contains:
- a CDS encoding acyl-CoA dehydrogenase family protein, which translates to MAQIMTEEQELLVEAIREFVWREVAPSVAERDRESRCELSDFQSAFEMGFHMLEIPEEYGGSGVDFQTGAMVFEELGKVDAGYAITLVSTFVAFRNVLLAGTKEQAELFADKIRDGGLGCFAITEPGAGSDAASIRTTAVRDGDEYVLNGQKCWITNGAIANVYLISAKTDPDAGAHGISTFLVEADREGVSAGEHEDKMGLRTSNTCDLILNDVRIPADHLVGKEGEGFKIAMAGLDVSRAFMATIAVGMMQRALDEAGKYSLQRQQFGKPIMEFQMVQDLLARMSAKTEACRALVQHTMRLIDNDYRVQKEGAITKQFVTDCLQEVASDAVQVMGGNGYTKQYPVEKIMRDAKIFQIMEGTNQIQSIVIARQLKKEYEKQI; encoded by the coding sequence ATGGCACAGATTATGACTGAGGAGCAAGAGCTCCTCGTAGAGGCGATCCGGGAGTTCGTATGGCGTGAAGTTGCGCCATCGGTGGCTGAGCGTGACCGGGAGAGTCGCTGTGAGCTCTCGGATTTCCAGTCGGCCTTCGAGATGGGATTCCATATGTTGGAGATCCCGGAGGAGTATGGCGGCTCCGGTGTCGACTTCCAAACAGGCGCCATGGTCTTTGAAGAATTGGGCAAGGTGGATGCCGGCTACGCCATTACACTCGTGTCCACATTTGTGGCCTTCAGGAACGTGTTGCTTGCCGGAACGAAAGAGCAGGCGGAATTATTCGCCGACAAGATCCGCGACGGCGGCCTCGGGTGTTTCGCCATCACCGAGCCCGGTGCCGGGTCTGATGCGGCAAGCATTCGCACCACGGCTGTGCGCGACGGCGACGAGTATGTTCTCAATGGACAGAAGTGCTGGATCACCAATGGTGCCATTGCAAACGTCTACCTGATATCGGCCAAGACGGATCCCGACGCCGGTGCACACGGTATCTCCACCTTCCTCGTGGAGGCGGATCGGGAGGGTGTTTCGGCCGGTGAGCATGAGGATAAGATGGGCCTGCGCACTTCCAACACCTGCGACCTCATCCTCAATGATGTGCGTATCCCCGCTGACCACCTTGTCGGTAAGGAAGGGGAGGGGTTCAAGATCGCTATGGCCGGTCTTGATGTGTCCCGCGCCTTCATGGCCACCATCGCGGTTGGCATGATGCAGCGCGCCCTCGATGAAGCAGGGAAGTACTCCCTGCAGCGGCAACAGTTCGGCAAGCCGATTATGGAGTTCCAGATGGTGCAGGATCTGCTCGCGCGAATGTCCGCGAAGACGGAGGCCTGCCGTGCCTTGGTACAGCACACCATGCGGTTGATCGACAACGACTACCGCGTGCAGAAGGAAGGGGCGATCACCAAGCAGTTCGTCACCGATTGCCTGCAGGAGGTCGCTTCTGATGCTGTGCAGGTGATGGGCGGTAACGGGTACACCAAGCAGTATCCGGTGGAGAAGATCATGCGCGATGCCAAGATCTTCCAGATTATGGAGGGAACGAACCAGATTCAGTCCATAGTGATCGCCCGGCAGCTGAAGAAGGAGTACGAGAAGCAGATCTAA
- a CDS encoding acyl-CoA dehydrogenase family protein yields MITEKPKNEEEFQQYLMEIRELAEGPFDEMQKEIEVTNKFPEEFYELAKEHNLYRFYMPEQYGGWGFTTTQIMKVQEEFSRGPGGMRMHLHHAAGLNWRIMDDFAQPELKEWAMPRFADKTLFVNFALTEQEAGSGADIKTIAVRDGDEWVINGEKTLISHTDCSDGTYLITLTDPDAEDKNRRLTAFFVPTDTPGYEIVDMPHMMGCRGAGHGYLHFKDCRVPDKYRLGEVGEGLHVAMYSLGLSRLHIADSNLGMAQRMLELQIKRAKDRVTFGKPLAQRQAIQSYIAESGKWVYMVRSMVHEAAGRYDRGEDPMTQASLAKLASIDMVKIVSDNMLEIFGGIGYFEDCEYGPVERLYRDCRAMWLEEGPPTVQRTTAARGLIASGGDLWNS; encoded by the coding sequence ATGATCACTGAAAAGCCGAAGAACGAGGAGGAGTTTCAGCAGTACCTCATGGAGATCCGTGAGCTTGCTGAGGGTCCTTTCGACGAGATGCAGAAAGAGATCGAGGTAACCAACAAGTTCCCCGAAGAGTTCTATGAGCTCGCGAAGGAGCACAACCTCTATCGCTTCTACATGCCCGAGCAGTACGGTGGCTGGGGCTTCACGACGACGCAGATCATGAAGGTCCAGGAGGAGTTCTCCCGTGGCCCCGGTGGTATGCGCATGCATTTGCACCATGCTGCCGGTCTGAACTGGCGTATCATGGACGACTTTGCCCAGCCGGAGCTCAAGGAATGGGCGATGCCCCGCTTCGCTGACAAGACCCTCTTCGTCAACTTCGCCTTGACGGAACAGGAAGCGGGCTCGGGTGCCGATATCAAGACGATCGCGGTGCGCGATGGCGATGAATGGGTCATTAACGGTGAGAAGACCCTCATCTCCCACACCGATTGCTCAGACGGCACGTACTTGATTACGCTGACCGATCCAGACGCCGAGGACAAGAACCGCCGCCTTACGGCATTCTTCGTGCCGACAGATACCCCCGGCTACGAGATCGTTGACATGCCGCATATGATGGGATGCCGCGGTGCCGGTCACGGCTATCTGCACTTCAAGGACTGCCGCGTCCCCGATAAGTACCGCCTGGGCGAGGTCGGCGAGGGGCTACACGTCGCCATGTACTCCCTCGGACTTTCCCGCCTGCACATCGCCGATTCCAACCTCGGAATGGCGCAGCGCATGCTCGAGCTGCAGATCAAGCGGGCAAAGGATCGCGTGACCTTCGGAAAGCCGCTTGCACAGCGCCAGGCCATTCAGAGCTATATCGCCGAGTCTGGCAAGTGGGTGTACATGGTCCGCTCGATGGTGCATGAGGCTGCCGGGCGTTATGACCGCGGCGAAGATCCGATGACGCAGGCTTCGCTGGCAAAGCTCGCTTCGATCGATATGGTCAAGATCGTCTCGGACAATATGCTCGAGATCTTCGGTGGTATCGGGTACTTCGAGGATTGCGAGTACGGCCCGGTTGAGCGGCTTTACCGTGATTGCCGCGCAATGTGGCTGGAGGAAGGCCCGCCGACCGTTCAGCGTACGACGGCCGCTCGCGGCCTGATCGCCTCCGGCGGCGATCTTTGGAATTCTTGA
- a CDS encoding TetR/AcrR family transcriptional regulator gives MAKASITEESLESETGQTPPVRRDPERTQREILHVAVTEFSRHGFNGARIDEIARQTRTSKRMIYYYFGSKQGLYVEALRQAYQMVRQLELNLDLDSLEPVAALRELVRSSLTYFENNPDNVRIIASENLLLNGAMEHSDPGFFELNRSAVDVVESILARGRASGVFRSGPDAPSALDVHQVLSALALNRTEHQKSFKAIFGRDMLGPDAGPHVRELIEETVLRLVLADADQARVTS, from the coding sequence GTGGCCAAGGCGTCCATAACCGAAGAGAGCTTGGAAAGCGAAACCGGGCAAACGCCCCCGGTGCGGCGCGATCCTGAGCGCACGCAGCGCGAGATCTTACACGTCGCCGTCACCGAGTTTTCGCGCCATGGTTTCAATGGCGCACGAATTGACGAGATAGCCCGTCAGACCCGCACCTCCAAGCGAATGATTTACTATTACTTCGGCAGCAAGCAGGGGCTCTACGTCGAAGCCCTACGCCAGGCCTACCAGATGGTACGCCAGTTAGAGTTGAACCTTGATCTGGACAGCCTCGAGCCAGTCGCTGCCTTGCGCGAACTTGTCCGGTCGTCGCTGACGTACTTTGAAAACAATCCCGACAACGTCCGCATCATCGCCTCCGAGAATCTGCTCCTCAATGGGGCCATGGAGCACTCGGACCCAGGTTTTTTTGAGCTCAATCGCTCCGCCGTCGATGTCGTCGAATCGATTCTGGCACGCGGCCGTGCCAGCGGCGTATTTCGTAGCGGTCCGGATGCGCCCTCCGCCCTCGATGTCCATCAAGTTCTGTCGGCTCTCGCGCTGAATAGGACTGAGCATCAGAAGTCGTTCAAGGCGATCTTCGGCCGCGACATGCTGGGGCCCGACGCAGGCCCACATGTCCGCGAGCTTATCGAGGAGACTGTACTGCGTCTTGTACTTGCCGACGCCGACCAAGCGCGTGTCACGTCGTGA
- a CDS encoding NAD(P)-binding protein encodes MGAGVDGGQVTDGKNRRLMPFGVNLPAGSSLNYHTGGWRTERPIYLTSGAPCNAACPARELPREWMRPIQEGITDEKVFQAWSAILEVNPLPAVVGRVCYHPCQTACYRDRLDGEVGIASLEQFVGDYALDRGWNPPTPRYELDRRILVIGSGPLGLSAGYQLRRRGFRIEIREAQRVLGGMMRYGIPPNRLDHEVLAAEIAALEGTGIEMHTKAGVRRIDEEVPKYDAVIFAGGGGKCVAVVPEKVLWNQPAHTERRKTRTVTAAIGRGMLTARAVIRHFSQLDGWQDTIAQLGAERTGEAPGSGVGVVPFADLEPWYYPAVRSVARPIVRNRDLIGVVPDRVMPRLTEQEALIEACRCLSCGSCLRCDTCYGVCPENAIEKVWSADTDYRIDLDFCKGCGVCVEECPAGAMRMVPEVR; translated from the coding sequence ATGGGGGCGGGCGTGGATGGTGGTCAGGTGACAGATGGGAAGAATCGGCGGTTGATGCCATTCGGTGTCAACCTGCCTGCCGGATCCAGTTTGAACTACCACACGGGTGGCTGGCGCACAGAGCGGCCCATCTACCTGACCAGCGGTGCTCCCTGCAACGCAGCCTGCCCCGCCCGAGAACTGCCGCGTGAGTGGATGCGGCCGATCCAGGAGGGAATCACGGATGAGAAGGTGTTCCAGGCTTGGTCTGCCATTCTGGAGGTGAATCCCTTGCCCGCCGTCGTTGGACGGGTTTGTTACCACCCGTGTCAAACGGCGTGCTACCGTGACCGTCTCGACGGCGAGGTCGGTATCGCTTCCCTCGAGCAGTTCGTGGGTGACTATGCCCTGGACCGCGGGTGGAACCCGCCAACACCACGGTACGAGCTTGATCGGCGCATTCTTGTTATCGGGTCCGGGCCACTCGGCCTTTCTGCCGGATATCAATTGCGACGCCGCGGATTCCGCATCGAGATCCGCGAAGCGCAGCGTGTGTTGGGCGGGATGATGCGCTATGGCATCCCGCCCAATAGGTTGGATCATGAAGTGCTGGCCGCCGAAATCGCGGCGCTGGAAGGCACGGGCATCGAGATGCACACCAAAGCGGGTGTGCGACGCATTGATGAAGAAGTGCCCAAGTATGACGCGGTGATCTTCGCCGGTGGCGGCGGGAAATGCGTGGCTGTCGTCCCGGAGAAGGTGTTATGGAATCAACCGGCGCACACCGAACGGCGTAAGACCCGTACCGTTACCGCAGCAATCGGGCGCGGTATGCTCACCGCGCGTGCCGTTATTCGGCATTTCTCTCAGCTTGACGGCTGGCAGGATACGATTGCGCAACTGGGGGCGGAACGCACCGGGGAGGCCCCCGGATCCGGCGTCGGCGTCGTTCCCTTTGCGGACCTGGAACCCTGGTATTACCCGGCAGTACGCAGTGTCGCACGGCCAATCGTGCGTAATAGAGATCTTATCGGTGTGGTGCCGGATCGCGTCATGCCGAGGCTGACGGAGCAGGAGGCCTTGATAGAGGCGTGCCGCTGCCTGTCATGTGGCAGTTGTTTGCGGTGCGACACCTGCTATGGGGTGTGCCCGGAGAATGCGATTGAGAAAGTGTGGAGCGCTGACACCGACTATCGGATTGACCTCGACTTCTGCAAGGGATGCGGAGTGTGCGTGGAGGAGTGCCCGGCGGGTGCGATGCGAATGGTTCCCGAGGTGCGCTGA
- a CDS encoding MFS transporter, with amino-acid sequence MSEKVTASSRRPDAGIRAMRSGAVGSVLEFYDFFIYTQAAAIVFPQVFFPVSSSSLSIIYSLGTFGVGYIARPIGAFVLGALGDIIGRRKTLILTMTLMGISTFGVGLLPSYEQIGIAAPALLVFFRLMQGFGVAGELSGSSTLIMEQTPIGLRGRRSSVTLQGAQAGQIFAALIFIPLSAFMSDHSFETIGWRVPFILSALFVIFGFRVRLKTVESKKSTAVDIPPIRTVFRESPGALARVFVMALMNIIPVTATVFGASYATQEDYGIGWHADVYLWIPVVGNVVAVLVIPHVASLSDKLGRRPVIIGGSLGAGLLSFVYLWAISIDSVALTVVIAILMWGMLYQGYNAVFPSFYPEQFPTSTRVTGMAIAQNLGTTVSSLMSIVFVALVGPGTSYGKIVAVVGGLTLAITIMSAIATYLSPETSRMQADQLGVPGAVPMDEEEYQLLRQENLAKVSTRLIG; translated from the coding sequence GTGAGCGAAAAAGTGACGGCGAGCTCCCGCCGACCCGACGCGGGTATTCGCGCGATGCGCTCTGGTGCCGTCGGTTCGGTACTCGAGTTTTACGACTTCTTCATCTATACGCAGGCGGCAGCTATCGTCTTTCCGCAGGTTTTCTTCCCGGTTTCGAGTAGCTCACTGTCAATCATCTACTCTCTGGGCACCTTCGGTGTTGGATACATTGCCCGCCCCATAGGCGCATTCGTGCTCGGTGCTCTCGGTGACATTATCGGGCGTCGCAAAACGCTCATACTCACTATGACGCTGATGGGCATCTCCACCTTCGGCGTTGGTCTACTGCCCAGCTACGAACAAATTGGCATCGCGGCCCCTGCACTGCTGGTGTTCTTCCGCCTGATGCAGGGGTTCGGTGTGGCAGGCGAGCTATCGGGATCATCGACACTCATCATGGAGCAGACGCCGATTGGCTTGCGCGGCCGCCGCTCCTCGGTGACCTTGCAGGGGGCTCAGGCCGGGCAGATCTTTGCCGCGTTGATCTTCATCCCGCTTTCTGCCTTCATGTCCGATCACTCCTTTGAAACGATTGGTTGGCGGGTGCCCTTCATTCTCTCCGCGCTGTTTGTAATCTTTGGATTCCGTGTGCGTTTGAAAACCGTGGAGAGTAAGAAGAGTACGGCGGTGGATATTCCGCCGATTCGCACGGTATTCCGGGAATCCCCGGGCGCGCTGGCGCGGGTGTTCGTTATGGCGCTGATGAATATCATCCCGGTGACGGCGACGGTGTTCGGAGCCTCCTACGCCACCCAGGAGGACTACGGTATCGGTTGGCATGCGGATGTTTACCTCTGGATCCCCGTGGTCGGCAATGTTGTTGCTGTCCTTGTGATTCCGCACGTGGCATCCCTGTCTGACAAGCTCGGGCGCCGTCCGGTGATTATCGGCGGATCGCTGGGTGCGGGTCTGCTTTCCTTTGTGTATTTGTGGGCGATCTCAATCGACTCTGTTGCACTTACCGTGGTGATCGCCATCCTCATGTGGGGAATGCTCTACCAGGGCTATAACGCAGTGTTCCCCTCCTTCTATCCGGAACAGTTCCCCACTTCAACACGGGTCACCGGCATGGCGATTGCACAGAATCTTGGAACGACGGTTTCATCGCTAATGTCGATTGTTTTCGTCGCGTTAGTGGGCCCGGGTACCTCGTATGGGAAGATTGTCGCCGTCGTCGGTGGGCTGACGTTGGCCATCACCATTATGTCCGCTATCGCCACCTATCTGTCCCCGGAGACTTCGCGTATGCAGGCCGACCAGCTCGGCGTGCCTGGAGCCGTTCCGATGGATGAGGAGGAATATCAGTTGCTTCGCCAAGAGAACCTGGCGAAAGTCAGTACCCGCCTGATCGGTTAA
- a CDS encoding ABC transporter ATP-binding protein yields MGHPIEAHGLVKHFGSLAALDRLDLTVEAGSVHGFLGPNGSGKSTTIRALLGLYHLDGGHMRVLGQNPATDAATINRSVAYVPGEVSLWPAFSGQQVLDAIAGLRGVRDVARERELIERFALDPTKRVRTYSTGNRRKVVLVAAFAAPVDVLLLDEPTSGLDPLMENIFRQCVQEVRQAGKTVLLSSHILSEVQELCTDVTIIRDGKTVEAGPLDHLRHLAARQIRLSGPPAQLAQFERGLAALREELATSSSDRATPVVSLPIGAATSDGDDGLVVEASGSVVPRVLELAVKSGLADITCTPASLEDLFLRHYQAVAR; encoded by the coding sequence GTGGGTCACCCAATTGAAGCACATGGGCTGGTTAAGCACTTCGGGTCTCTCGCCGCACTGGACCGGCTTGATCTCACCGTCGAAGCGGGGAGCGTGCACGGCTTTCTCGGACCTAACGGTTCTGGTAAGTCCACTACCATTCGCGCCCTACTCGGCCTGTATCACCTTGACGGAGGCCATATGCGTGTTCTCGGTCAGAACCCGGCCACCGACGCCGCCACTATTAACCGCAGCGTCGCGTACGTTCCCGGAGAAGTTTCCCTCTGGCCCGCATTTTCCGGTCAACAGGTACTCGATGCCATCGCTGGACTGCGGGGAGTACGTGACGTGGCACGCGAACGCGAACTCATCGAACGCTTCGCCCTCGATCCCACGAAGCGTGTACGTACCTATTCCACCGGAAACCGGCGCAAGGTCGTTCTGGTCGCCGCCTTCGCCGCCCCTGTCGATGTGCTCTTACTCGACGAGCCAACAAGCGGCCTCGACCCCTTGATGGAGAACATATTCCGGCAATGCGTGCAGGAGGTACGGCAGGCGGGTAAGACGGTTCTCCTGTCAAGCCATATTCTCAGCGAAGTGCAGGAACTCTGTACGGATGTGACGATTATTCGCGACGGAAAAACCGTGGAAGCTGGCCCTCTTGATCACCTGCGGCACCTGGCGGCACGGCAGATTCGCCTCTCTGGCCCACCCGCCCAGTTAGCACAGTTTGAACGTGGACTTGCCGCATTGCGGGAAGAACTCGCTACCTCTTCCTCTGATCGGGCCACGCCGGTAGTCTCGCTGCCCATTGGCGCGGCCACATCTGACGGCGACGACGGCCTCGTCGTCGAAGCGTCCGGCAGTGTCGTCCCCCGCGTCCTTGAACTCGCGGTCAAATCCGGGCTGGCCGATATCACCTGTACCCCGGCCAGTCTCGAGGACCTATTTCTGCGCCATTATCAGGCGGTGGCGCGATGA
- a CDS encoding AMP-binding protein, with translation MSSAHLAVGFGEALPELRHPAIADYWDEAVAAVPDQLAVADACGPGFEMTYRQVDDAARRLATVLLAHGMRRGDVLAIQMPNCCEFFICAMAAFKIGVTVTPVLPNYGCSELSYILDKTQAAIYITASEIRDRSYNSLIERACGRATVRCALVNQRGNTPVPAATNEVPVLDLMEEIAHAQPLAESVVCAPDEVAAILFTSGSEAAPKGVLLTHRNLLSSESAFILAGGFRMGEHMLMPASLAHATGFMHGMLTPIMVRGSSIMVDRVRGEECVAMIDKFQVTRGMGTPTIVDRILCAAETLNNPLGSLDCMFCGGAPIPKSLLDAAEGFGVRLISVYGSTESAPHTMSRQNDAPDRHLTTDGRAVPGVEIRVVNPDTHETLPIGVEGEEASRGPNVFVGYLGDRAATRRVLDDEGWYYSGDLCVMDEQRYIRITGRRKDIILRGGENISALEVERIIDAMPGVLGVSVIGVPDSVMGERVCACVIPKDEPLTVDDMRAWFKSRGVARFKTPEYVENLSEFPLTGTGKISKRTLRNQYAGLEKDTVGRSRITAVTQHHE, from the coding sequence ATGAGTAGTGCACACCTAGCGGTTGGATTTGGGGAAGCGCTTCCTGAACTTCGCCACCCAGCGATTGCTGATTATTGGGATGAGGCTGTGGCGGCTGTTCCCGACCAACTTGCTGTTGCCGATGCCTGCGGTCCCGGTTTTGAAATGACGTACCGTCAAGTGGATGACGCGGCCAGACGGTTGGCAACGGTCCTGTTAGCGCACGGTATGCGACGGGGTGACGTACTGGCCATCCAAATGCCGAATTGCTGTGAGTTCTTCATCTGCGCCATGGCGGCATTCAAAATCGGTGTGACGGTAACTCCGGTGTTACCGAACTATGGATGCTCGGAACTCAGCTACATTCTGGATAAGACTCAGGCGGCGATTTATATCACTGCCTCCGAGATTCGCGACAGATCCTACAACTCCCTCATTGAACGTGCCTGTGGGCGTGCGACTGTGCGTTGCGCACTCGTCAATCAACGTGGCAACACGCCAGTACCCGCTGCGACCAACGAAGTGCCGGTGCTTGATCTCATGGAGGAGATCGCACACGCGCAGCCCCTGGCGGAAAGCGTAGTCTGCGCACCCGATGAGGTAGCCGCCATTCTCTTCACCTCGGGGTCGGAGGCGGCGCCGAAAGGTGTTCTTCTGACCCATCGGAATCTACTGTCCTCGGAGAGCGCCTTTATTCTGGCGGGCGGTTTTCGCATGGGTGAGCATATGCTCATGCCCGCATCACTCGCCCATGCGACCGGCTTCATGCACGGCATGCTGACACCGATTATGGTCCGTGGCTCGTCCATTATGGTGGACCGAGTACGGGGTGAGGAATGCGTGGCAATGATCGACAAGTTCCAGGTGACCCGCGGTATGGGGACACCCACGATCGTTGACCGCATTCTGTGTGCAGCGGAGACACTGAATAATCCATTGGGTAGTCTGGACTGTATGTTCTGTGGGGGTGCACCCATTCCCAAGAGCCTATTAGATGCAGCTGAAGGTTTCGGCGTCAGGCTCATTTCCGTTTACGGTTCGACTGAGTCCGCGCCTCACACCATGAGTAGGCAGAATGACGCTCCGGATCGTCATCTAACAACTGATGGTCGGGCTGTACCGGGTGTGGAGATAAGGGTGGTGAACCCCGACACGCACGAAACACTGCCCATCGGGGTCGAAGGCGAGGAGGCGAGCAGGGGGCCGAATGTCTTCGTTGGGTATCTGGGTGATCGGGCAGCAACGCGCCGGGTGCTGGATGACGAGGGCTGGTACTACTCGGGCGACCTGTGCGTGATGGACGAGCAGCGGTACATTCGCATTACCGGACGGCGCAAGGACATCATCTTGCGCGGCGGCGAGAACATCTCCGCATTGGAGGTGGAGCGGATCATTGACGCGATGCCGGGAGTTCTCGGAGTGTCCGTTATCGGCGTGCCGGATTCGGTGATGGGAGAGCGGGTTTGTGCCTGCGTGATCCCGAAGGATGAGCCGCTCACTGTGGATGATATGCGGGCATGGTTCAAGAGCCGCGGAGTGGCCCGATTTAAAACTCCGGAATACGTGGAGAACTTGTCAGAATTCCCGCTAACAGGGACTGGAAAGATAAGCAAGCGAACGCTACGAAACCAGTACGCTGGACTCGAGAAGGATACCGTTGGCAGATCACGGATCACTGCGGTGACGCAGCATCACGAGTGA
- a CDS encoding fumarylacetoacetate hydrolase family protein has translation MKIARLSLEQGPRYAVLDEENAQYLVLADDPMFGKFEPTGQRIAEQDARLVAPMLPRSKVVGVAGTYPAPGMSVADRDRPTLDDLLVFLKPNTAVIGPNDPIVLPSWAPQVDHEVELAVVIGRVSKDVPVNRAAEAIFGYTVANDVTARLESLTRAKTFDTACPVGPIIDTSLDPSDVQLVSRVNGEQRRAGRTSELAYSIPELVSYLSTLFTLLPGDIILTGTPAGDGQIEAGQSVEVECEGIGILRNPVVRQD, from the coding sequence ATGAAGATCGCACGACTCAGCCTTGAGCAAGGCCCACGCTACGCCGTTCTCGACGAGGAGAACGCCCAATATCTGGTTCTCGCCGATGATCCTATGTTCGGGAAGTTTGAGCCGACCGGTCAGCGGATAGCGGAGCAGGATGCTCGCCTTGTCGCCCCCATGCTTCCACGGTCGAAGGTAGTCGGAGTGGCGGGGACTTATCCGGCACCGGGTATGTCGGTCGCAGACCGTGACCGTCCGACACTTGACGATCTGCTCGTTTTCTTGAAGCCCAACACCGCGGTGATCGGACCGAACGATCCGATTGTTTTGCCGAGCTGGGCGCCCCAGGTCGATCATGAAGTGGAACTCGCCGTCGTGATCGGACGGGTGAGCAAGGATGTTCCGGTGAACCGCGCGGCGGAGGCGATCTTCGGGTACACGGTTGCCAATGATGTGACGGCACGGCTTGAATCGCTGACCCGCGCAAAGACCTTCGACACGGCCTGCCCGGTAGGGCCGATCATTGACACATCTCTTGATCCTTCGGATGTGCAGCTCGTTTCGCGGGTGAACGGCGAGCAACGCCGTGCAGGGCGGACGAGCGAGCTCGCGTACTCAATTCCGGAGTTGGTTTCCTACCTGTCGACGCTGTTCACCCTGCTACCCGGCGACATTATCCTCACCGGCACACCGGCGGGCGACGGTCAGATTGAGGCGGGGCAAAGCGTAGAGGTGGAATGCGAAGGAATAGGCATTCTGCGCAATCCCGTTGTTCGGCAGGACTAG
- a CDS encoding CoA transferase has protein sequence MNPLQGIKVVDMTAFLAAPTVARILGEWGADVIKVEAPKGDPGRTQGAVFGTPYTDDENLGFDMSNMNKRFMTVDLRQEEGHEVMDRLLADADVFLTSTRVKSLKKLGYDFETLHQKFPRLVMAQVLGFGKNGPLKDAAGFDMTACMSRGGVLGTQVNRGDHPMIPANGYGDFQVSFVLAAGILAALVGRERTGEGDYVTTSLFHSGVFMINTAMISAQYGNVYPKDRREVINPFNNTYTAGDGKIITLCAPEYDRDWDKVVTLLGREDLVGNERYNICDNINANGLNGEVVDIIDEAIAKKPRSYWLDLFLENDVPAEACQLPNDIYEDEQGWANDVLRKVRCDSGNERMIPTNPVRFDSQGDPELKLTRAQGSDTVEILGELGYSPEDIDRLLASGAAQGTFARN, from the coding sequence ATGAACCCGCTGCAGGGAATCAAAGTAGTGGATATGACCGCCTTTCTCGCAGCGCCGACGGTGGCGCGCATCCTTGGCGAGTGGGGCGCCGATGTGATCAAGGTCGAAGCACCGAAGGGCGATCCGGGCCGCACGCAGGGCGCGGTTTTCGGCACCCCATATACCGACGACGAAAACCTCGGCTTTGACATGTCAAACATGAACAAACGCTTCATGACAGTCGATTTGCGGCAGGAGGAGGGGCACGAAGTCATGGACCGGCTCTTGGCCGATGCCGACGTGTTCCTGACGTCGACGCGTGTCAAGTCCTTGAAGAAGCTTGGTTACGACTTCGAGACGCTGCATCAGAAATTCCCCCGCCTCGTGATGGCTCAGGTACTTGGCTTCGGTAAGAACGGGCCGCTCAAGGATGCCGCCGGTTTCGATATGACGGCCTGCATGTCACGTGGTGGCGTGCTGGGAACCCAGGTGAATCGTGGTGATCATCCCATGATTCCAGCCAATGGGTACGGTGACTTCCAGGTCTCCTTTGTTCTAGCAGCCGGCATCCTTGCGGCGCTGGTGGGACGGGAGCGGACCGGAGAAGGTGACTACGTGACAACCTCGTTGTTCCACTCCGGCGTCTTCATGATCAACACCGCCATGATCTCAGCCCAGTATGGCAACGTATACCCGAAGGATCGGCGCGAGGTGATCAATCCCTTCAATAACACGTACACCGCGGGCGATGGGAAGATCATCACGTTGTGCGCACCGGAGTATGACCGTGACTGGGATAAGGTCGTCACCCTTCTTGGGCGTGAGGACCTCGTCGGAAACGAACGGTACAACATCTGTGACAACATCAACGCCAATGGGCTCAATGGTGAGGTTGTCGATATCATCGACGAGGCCATTGCCAAGAAGCCGCGCTCCTACTGGTTGGATCTCTTCCTGGAGAACGATGTGCCGGCGGAGGCATGCCAGCTACCCAACGACATCTACGAGGACGAGCAGGGCTGGGCAAATGATGTTCTGCGAAAGGTGCGCTGTGATTCGGGCAATGAGCGCATGATCCCCACCAATCCGGTGCGGTTTGACTCGCAAGGTGACCCGGAGTTGAAACTGACTCGCGCCCAAGGTTCCGATACCGTGGAAATTCTGGGTGAGCTCGGCTATTCCCCAGAGGATATCGACCGCCTTCTTGCTTCCGGTGCCGCCCAGGGCACATTCGCTCGCAACTGA